The nucleotide window tgactcttaatttcagctcaggtcatgatcccagggttgtgggatcgagccccacagtgaGCATGGAGCCGGCTcagagttctctctccctctgctccccacccccttcacgcacactaaaataaaaactaaaaattaaaaattaaaaattttgggggtgcctgggtggctcagtcggttaagcaaccaacttcggcttgagtcatgatctcacggttcgtgagttcgagccgtcaggctctgagctgtcagcttcagattctgtgtctccctctctctctgcccctccccagcttgcactctgtctctctcaaaaataaacagtaaaaaaaataataataaaataaaataaaataaatttttaaagacatggcaaaatgttaacaagcaGAAAATCTAAGTGGTCTTCACTgtactattctttcaactttctgtaggcttgaatttttaaaaactaaattttaaaaactaaaagcaacagCCAAGTACAAAAAGCAAGCCACTACATGTTCTTACTTTTTGTGTTTCCAAGTcactatttttccatttagttcTCGTTTGTTCTAATAAGTAGGAAGTATAAGCAACAGCCTCCCCCACAACCAAAAATTAAGCGACCATGCCTGATTCTGCAGACCGACGCTAACGGAGACACTTACTGCCAAGAATTTCTGTAACCGCTTCTCGAGTCACTAGTGTTTCTGATTCCAAGTACACAACAAATGCTGCCAAGAAGACCAAACGCTGCAACACAAACCTCCAGTGCTCATGAAATCTGCACGGATAGAAGCTCATTTAGGTGGAAGGATTAGAGGctttataaaagataaatttagtaTAGTCGTAgtcaaacattttggaaatacaaTGCTTTTCCAAATCAAATCCATGTGAAACCCCaatataaaaaacatgtaaaaacatgCCATTTAAGTATATTAGATGGATTTAATATAAGTTTTACAAGTTCACATTTATAGCAATTACGTATTAGAAGTTTAATAGACAAACGAGAAGCATGATCCAACTTCAACGaatataaagatatttacaaTCGAAGATTATGGACAAGGACAACTGTGCTTGTGAAGTTTAATCAGTAAAAACAATGATACTgctctgagaaaaattaaaactggcGACGGCAGATTGATGAGAACTGCACTGTACATCAGCCTCAATACCTAACTTACTCTCACGTTTTGAgtgtagaatattaaaaaaactttgaTTTATACATATAATAACTACCATTTGGAATCACTAAACCGACACTTAAACCTTCAGGATCCTGCAGTTAAACTGAGCTagaagcctgaaaaaaaaaataggaaattttataCCCCCAAATATTAATGCTATGCCTCCTGAATTTCAAATACGGcaaattcaaaaaacattttcaatacaATACAGGTCAAATAAAACCCTCTAAGGGCCAAATCACCCAGAGGTCAGCCTCTGTGTGACCTCCAAACTACACGATCTCTCAAGATCCTGCCAATCCTATCGTTCAAGGTCTCTCTACATCCGTTATTACCTTACagcagggtcagcaaactttttctgcgAAGGGCCAGATAGTAACATTTTAGGCCTTGTGAGCCACATTCAGTCTCTGTCACATATTCTTAtttgggtgtttttctttttttaacaaccCTTTAAAATACAAGCAATTCTCAGCTTCCAGAGGCGGCGGGCCACGGGCAGTGTGCCAACCCCTGCCTTAAATTATCCTGTGGAGCTGTATTACCCACTTCCCACATACATGTCTTGTTTTGTGCCCACGTGTGTCTTAACAGAACATCTTTTTCGGTAGAAAAGAGACACAAGTAGAGATTTTAGGTTCTTATTCACTATATTTCATCAATACTCAGATCCAGTTCTTTCCAATTCAACATCTGTGAGGCTGGGATGCTTTTTACAATCTATAAATTTCACAATTATGACTGGCAGCAAATTTTCTTCCCTAAATAatggagactcttaaaaattaatgGTGCTATAGGTCAACAAGTTACAGAATATTAGCTAAACATGTTATTTAGCAGTATAATTCAAACTTTGAGGAAAAACTCAACTCCATTTATATAGTGCCATCTAATCCCACAACCTTAATAGCATAGACATGGTTCACCCAATTTCACAAGCAActtaaatatactaaaaagatACTCTGTTCGACCttaatacaacaaatattttttaattcctttttcattgtaaaaattatgttttccttaggaaaattctcaaagggagggggaaaaaaatccccatcTCTGTCACCACTAAAATACCACCACTAATAATAGTCtgactcttttttgttgtttcttctacATAGGTTTTTACTTAGTTCTCAGCAATCATTCGGTACATATAATTTTTGTGCTGCCTTTATTTTTACTTGACATTACAAAGTAATACGACTTTTCTTACAAACCTGTAATACTGTTCAGCAGGGAACTTGGTCTTCAACGATGTTAGATGTGTTTTCACTGTACCAAAATGTTCTCGAGCTTTCAAACACCTCTTTGGAACTGATCACAAAAAGATAATCAAACACAGTAATGAGTAAGATTTACCAAATTTCAAATACAGTTCTGGCTTAATAATCTACACAGTCTCTCTGGAAATAAatcaactcttaaaaaaaaaaaaaaaatctcacgaCCAAATGCGGGGTATGCATCTCTACTTTCCAATCTGGCTCTCAAAATTCCAACTCTAGTTTCCCTACTCATTAACCAACactgaaaaatagacaaaaacttGCTGAAAGGGAATAATATTTAGCAAACAAGTCAGTAAGCTGTCATAAATAATGtcatccttggggtgcctgggtggctcagttagttaagcgtccaactcttggtttctgctcggtTCATGACctagcagtttgtgggttcgagccatgcatcagactgtgcactgacaatgcagagcctgcttggggttctctctctccctttctctctctgcccccccaatCCCAtatctctctagctctcaaaataaactaacttcaaaaaaaatttaaaatataataacaattgTGGGGCCATGCACCAGCTGTTATTCCAAAAGGATGCCTAAAATTGGACAGCTTCTACCTCCCACATTTGGTCAAAAAGCTGTATCAATTATACTCAGACTGACCGACTCCATATCACTGAGAAAAAAGACCTCCCTGTGACACCTGTAAGTTACACCATTGTATCATTCTCtacctgaaaatatatttcagctCTTTTAGTTGTGCTGGCTACATCCTACATTGAAGGTCCCATGTTTAAACTTATCATATGTGATTTCCATGAAAGGTGCTGACTATAAACCCACTAGGAACCTTTTACACTGAACATTTCTTACATACAAATGCATAGTAAGCCATATTCAATGAAGGAAAGactgtgttcatttctcttttaatgtttattttgagagagagagcaagcaagcaggggcagagagagactcccaagcaggcttcatgccatcagtgcagagtcggacatggggctcaatctcactctcttggattgtgagatcatgacctgagctgaaatcaagagtcagacacttaactgactgagccagccaggtgccccacgaaaGATTGGGTTTAAAAACAAGAGAGCCATATAAAAGATACACAAGAGAACTACAAACCTACAACAATTATCACATCAGAATCACATTATTACATTACTACGAGGAAGTGGAAAATCAACCGTAACACACAGAATTCCAGAATTCTGTAAACCTATAAAACACTCAACTCACCTACTTCTCCATAGGATATGAGggacatttttcttataaaatgataACAGACTTGAAATGTCTTCTGAATGGAAATTAACTCTTTTAAGTGAAAGACTCATAATTTGGactcaaaaaatattcaaaatcaatggggcaccagagtggctcagttaggtgtacgactcttgatttcggctcaggtcatgacctcgtgttcgtgggatcaagccccacgtcgggctctgtgctagcagtgcagagcctacttgggattctctctctccctcactctctgcccctcccctgctctcttgtgtgcgcgcgctctctctctctctctctctctctcaaaagaaataaataaacttaaaaaaaaaatcttcaaaatcaaaacaaagaactTACTGTCCTGAAAACCAGCACCCTGATGGACCCCTTGCAGTAAAGTTAAAATCTCTCGAGCTGTTTGTTCTAAACTCTGTACAACTTTTCGGATTTcctagaaagaattaaaaattaaagtatcagATAAACTCAATGTAACTATTTTCATAACCTCAAACCAGATATATCAGACAGCACAGGTTAAGTACCTATGACGCCTTCACACACATTTAAAACTCCAACAATCTTTACAAGAACTGAACTGGTACAGAAAATATCCAGGTTTGAATCCCAACGTTGCCACTTACTTCCTCTGTGAGACCTTCAAGATGTCACTACAGGGCCTGAGATTTCTCATGCAGCCTTCAAAGGATAATCACCACCCACCCCAAATATCCCACTGAAACActataaacatcaaaagaaatgaaatatctgaatgcaatttgtaaaaaagaaaaatgcaatgcAATACTAAGACTGGGTGCTTTTCAATCACTTTATGAATATTCACAGCACATTTATGTGGGAAGCACTGTGTAAATACTGGTTCCCAATTAGTCCCTTCCTTCTTGCCGTTTAGAGCATAATAGGGTAGACATACGTTTAAAAAATACGTATCGCACAAAATTTTTTAACGTGAATTCTCTACTAAAAAACATgacagattgtgagatcaagaaTATGAATACGAAGTAACCaccaggaaaggagaggaaagatgcGAATTCCAGGAAAAGCATACAGTACACGCAAATATCCTGAGGCAAGAAACTCTCTGcggaactagaaaaataaaaagataactaaaCTGAACATAAAACACAACGGAAGATGGCGTAAAatgagatggagggaggggagaagacacCTGTGGGCTACAGTAGAATCTGGATTATTATTCTATGTGGAATAAGAAGCCATAAGAGTTTTAAAGAGAAGAGGCCACACGTGCTACAACAAACAGTGAAACGCGTGTTCTCTGAGTCCCAAGCGCTGAGCCTTCGACATAAACAAGTGCCAGAAAGCAGGAAGACTGACACTCAAACGAGGTGGGCGATGCCGAAGAGCCGAGACTCGAACACACAGAATCAGGACCGGAGAGCAGAATCGGGGGCGGGAGAGGAACGTGCCCTAAGCTGATACAAGAGGGGAAGCAACCCATCCCCGGAGGCTTCCCCACTGCTCGAGACAGAGCGACAGAGGAGGGCCGGGCGCGGTGGCCaagcaagaaaggaaagggaaaggggaggggaagaggggaggctCGCCTCTCGGATGTCCTGCTCGGCAGCCAAAAAACCCTGCAGCTCCACGAAGATCTCGCTCACAGACATGGCGCCGGCTGCACAACAATCGACCAGAGCGGCAAGTGCGGCCGCCGAAAAGCGTTTCAGAGCCCACCGGCGCAGTCAGTCGCAAcgccagccgccgccgccgcgtccACCCGGCCCCACGCTACGGACGTCGCTGGGGTCCTCCGAGGTCCGCGGCGCGCAGGATCCTGGGCTGTCCGCCGTGCTGCCTGATGTGTCGCGGCGGGAGCCGAGGCGCGCGCtaagggggcggggcgggaaatGCTGGGCGGGGCTTTCATCTGAAGAACTTCGAACAGGCAACGCCGGAAACCTTCCGCTAAGCAGGGAGGAGGGTGCCCGGGGGCCAGTGGGCCTGAAGGGGCGGGGCGGGCTTGGAGGCTGAGCAAACCAGCGCAACGCTTAACGTTGTTTTATGCTGTGGCGGGTGGGAGGAGAAATGCTTCAATACTGAAGAGTTTGCGTAAAAATACAGGTGCTGAAAAACGTAGAGAGAGTGCAATCTCCGTGTGGAAACATGCGTTCGTATTTGCAAAGAATAGACGGGAAATAAAAGGGGGGGGAGTAAGGGATGGATTGCGAGcgaaaaattttaattccttccCTGTATGACTGTATAACCTATTTAAATTATATGGATCTTTAAAGCGTGTATGGTGGGAAATTTCTCTTCTACTAAACTAACACCTCCTTATCCCGATTCCCTTGAGGCAAGCGCCTTAAGGACTTCTTGACGTTACAGAGTTATTCCATACATCTGTTCTACAAATAGAAATGTGTATGAATGCGTTGGGTCAACCTGAACATTAAAAGACACTATGAGAGCCAAACAAGTGTTTAAGATCTAAGAATTGCAATTCGGTGAGCACAGACTCCAGCAATAATCAAATAAGTGTCCCTCCTGCAGCGTGAAAGcaagggtggggggggcgggtgggaagGCGGGAAGAACCACATgactttgataaaagaaaaaaaagataatttatgcTAACAGGCTAAGGGCTAATACGCTTTTGGTTACACACTGATAACTATTCTGTTGACAAACGAAGCTATTCTTGGTATATATTACTCTTATGATTGGGAAGAGTCTTATGTTTGGGAAGCCTGTGGTCCTGTTGATTTTAGGAGCAATTGCTTGTGAAACAATGGCTTCTAGACCAGTCCTTTTGTCCAGTTCAAGGGTTAATTAGCCATTTGTTATAGAACGGGAAATGGAGCTTTTCTCGAAATAGGTAGGGTCTCTCATGTCtagaaattacatatttatatacataattgtaCACGATTCCACAGTAGAATGCACTCtccaaatgatttaaaatgattaCTTATTT belongs to Panthera tigris isolate Pti1 chromosome C1, P.tigris_Pti1_mat1.1, whole genome shotgun sequence and includes:
- the TSN gene encoding translin isoform X2, whose product is MSVSEIFVELQGFLAAEQDIREEIRKVVQSLEQTAREILTLLQGVHQGAGFQDIPKRCLKAREHFGTVKTHLTSLKTKFPAEQYYRFHEHWRFVLQRLVFLAAFVVYLESETLVTREAVTEILGIEAVRQQRDRRRLLPAAPHLHLHQRAGFGLPPSQPEKRLPEEALRRLEV
- the TSN gene encoding translin isoform X1; translation: MSVSEIFVELQGFLAAEQDIREEIRKVVQSLEQTAREILTLLQGVHQGAGFQDIPKRCLKAREHFGTVKTHLTSLKTKFPAEQYYRFHEHWRFVLQRLVFLAAFVVYLESETLVTREAVTEILGIEPDREKGFHLDVEDYLSGVLILASELSRLSVNSVTAGDYSRPLHISTFINELDSGFRLLNLKNDSLRKRYDGLKYDVKKVEEVVYDLSIRGFNKETAAACAEK